The Catharus ustulatus isolate bCatUst1 chromosome 15, bCatUst1.pri.v2, whole genome shotgun sequence genome has a window encoding:
- the NEUROG1 gene encoding neurogenin-1: MPAEAPSSGEVAEPGAPRERRRRRGRARARTEALLHTLKRSRRVKANDRERNRMHHLNAALDELRSVLPTFPDDTKLTKIETLRFAYNYIWALSETLRLAEQCLPPPPAFRGAAAPPSPGSDAGSWLSSASPSAPSLCASASGPSSPATSEDCAYAPADSLRGFRGLPAGPAAPLR, translated from the coding sequence ATGCCCGCCGAGGCGCCCAGCAGCGGCGAGGTCGCGGAGCCCGGCGCTCCGCGGGAGCGGCGCAGACGGCGCGGCCGTGCGCGGGCGCGGACCGAGGCGCTGCTGCACACGCTCAAGCGCAGCCGGCGGGTCAAGGCCAACGACCGCGAGCGGAACCGCATGCACCACCTCAACGCCGCCCTGGACGAGCTCCGCAGCGTCCTGCCCACCTTCCCCGACGACACCAAGCTCACCAAGATCGAGACCCTGCGCTTCGCCTACAACTACATCTGGGCCCTCTCCGAGACCCTCCGCCTGGCCGAGCAGTGcctcccgccgccccccgccttccgcggggccgccgcgccccccagccccggcagcgACGCGGGGTCCTGGCTGTCCAGCGCCTCCCCGTCCGCCCCCTCGCTGTGCGCCTCCGCCTCCGGCCCCAGCAGCCCCGCCACCTCCGAGGACTGCGCTTACGCGCCCGCCGACAGCCTGCGGGGGTTCCGCGGGCTGcccgccggcccggccgcgccgctCCGCTAG